In one window of Megalopta genalis isolate 19385.01 chromosome 8, iyMegGena1_principal, whole genome shotgun sequence DNA:
- the Jra gene encoding jun-related antigen, whose product MVRSLTMEQTFYEDTGVYGVVNRENNMGQLKRNLTLDLNLCQRQGPQAKKPRLGPLPSALNNLTPILSSPDLNMLKLGSPELEKLIIAQQDNLVTNLPTPTQILFPKVVTEAQEQYVRGFEVALNELHHSDSSQEPGSIYGATYTTLEPPSSVQSTESSVSQSLVQIKDEPQTVPSVSSSPPMSPIDMENQERIKLERKRQRNRVAASKCRRRKLERISRLEDKVKLLKGENSELSAVVHRLKDHVCRLKEQVLAHVQSGCQIMAVPGQF is encoded by the coding sequence ATGGTGCGAAGTTTGACGATGGAGCAGACGTTCTACGAGGACACGGGCGTTTACGGCGTCGTGAATCGCGAGAACAACATGGGCCAGCTGAAGCGTAATCTCACGCTGGACCTGAACCTGTGCCAGCGACAGGGGCCGCAGGCGAAGAAGCCGCGGCTAGGGCCCCTGCCGTCGGCGCTGAACAACTTGACGCCTATTCTCAGCTCTCCCGATCTAAACATGCTGAAGCTGGGCTCCCCGGAACTGGAGAAGCTGATCATCGCCCAGCAGGACAACTTGGTGACGAACTTACCGACGCCCACGCAGATCCTGTTCCCGAAGGTGGTCACCGAGGCGCAGGAACAGTACGTCCGCGGCTTCGAGGTGGCATTGAACGAGCTCCACCATTCGGACAGCTCTCAGGAGCCGGGCAGCATCTATGGGGCGACCTACACCACCCTGGAACCGCCGAGCAGCGTGCAGAGCACCGAATCGTCCGTCAGCCAGAGCCTGGTGCAGATCAAGGACGAGCCGCAGACGGTGCCGAGCGTGTCGAGTTCGCCGCCGATGTCGCCGATCGATATGGAGAACCAGGAGAGGATAAAGCTCGAGAGGAAGCGCCAGAGGAACCGCGTGGCTGCGTCCAAGTGTCGCAGGCGCAAACTCGAGCGCATCTCCAGGCTGGAGGACAAGGTCAAGCTGCTCAAGGGGGAGAACAGCGAGCTCAGCGCCGTGGTTCACAGGTTGAAGGACCACGTGTGCCGGCTGAAGGAGCAGGTGTTGGCGCACGTGCAGTCCGGCTGCCAGATTATGGCCGTGCCCGGTCAGTTCTGA
- the LOC117217541 gene encoding uncharacterized protein LOC117217541 → MPQIRKTHRKVKRVVDIQKRPQYLRNYLKYKSYVPLCEKLKTNNNSLAKALSKEKQETKLLFSQNVALLGEIQDLGSACNKRDSLILNILKDAKEMLNTLVTMTIYLTNTISTCQEFTASANTNLRRSYSPAGRRDSYRRMSTKSPTKGVVKPMVSGHTITKPTINLSRVNMQDINNASNLSVIPEVVTPPRNQETNSLRSPVSITVRQRRYASNGRPCGMPERVTVSSPRSSGEENERRLSKRRSRHSGRISGKRSRSKSNRLSGNNSTRSIGNLEYVGSPTVKLNDVSKFLQNSQSINIRLLTESRNDDWTINAENSDEMNQDDSQTSVTVPETPPSDTSENSNEQTVENNDAQVDNESGAKNEQKKENSKTLQHSPTNIDDPLEGPSWLFNNFQTVPCIINNEKKTDDNINVSIDNSTSRSSIVAETSDDSDDEKPMKESKSRLSEQESKWNSLSDSVEQGNTENDSINTLQNVNDDSVCNTFTLSTPKVTNQDEYKPDSKSTPNLVNFVTQRRGYSLEEEEEEDDFTLMYVRHPRDMQFDMNDLKFPVLEESALKPVVPVEPEPEITTTLRKISQICPLPSISNSSIDETVFNHSTVNLPLLMNNDYDNKDLTPFKEKLDSTKRMTRGKTVSLRGSVDLNDAATSFKKLSTQTNKRSKTPSKDPSTAKVVLQKLNESDVKSRTPSPEEMHDFDQSFNHQTSLRGGNSSDSESSNASANSNHNLGRPQRKRAPTNFQEPSLRSKLRRN, encoded by the exons ATGCCTCAAATACGAAAGACACATCGGAAAGTAAAAAGGGTGGTAGATATCCAAAAAAGGCCACAATATCTGAGAAATTAtcttaaatataaatcatatgtACCCT TATGTGAAAAATTAAAGACTAATAACAATTCATTAGCGAAAGCATTGTCTAAAGAAAAACAAGAGACCAAGTTACTGTTTTCACAAAATGTTGCTTTACTCGGAGAgatacaagatttaggttcagcttGTAATAAACGAGAT AGTctgatattaaatattttaaaggaTGCTAAAGAAATGCTTAACACGTTAGTAACAATGACGATTTACTTGACTAATACAATCTCAACATGTCAAGAATTTACAGCATCTGCAAATACAAATTTACGAAGATCTTACAGTCCAGCTGGAA GAAGAGATTCATATAGGAGAATGTCGACAAAATCACCAACCAAAGGAGTGGTAAAGCCTATGGTGAGCGGGCACACCATTACAAAACCTACCATTAATTTGAGTAGAGTAAATATGCAAGATATTAATAACGCTTCAAACTTAAGTGTAATACCAGAAGTAGTTACACCTCCAAGAAATCAAGAGACAAACAGTCTGAGATCTCCTGTATCCATTACCGTGAGACAGCGTAGATAC GCTAGTAATGGACGTCCATGTGGAATGCCAGAGAGAGTGACTGTTAGTTCACCAAGAAGTAGTGGTG AAGAAAATGAACGAAGGTTGAGTAAAAGAAGAAGCAGACATTCTGGAAGAATATCAGGCAAGCGATCAAGATCGAAGTCAAATAGACTTTCTGGAAATAATAGTACTCGCAGTATCGGGAATTTGGAATATGTGGGAAGCCCTACAGTAAAACTCAATGACGTTTCAAAATTTCTTCAAAATTCCCAAAGTATTAACATTCGATTG tTAACAGAATCTAGAAACGATGATTGGACTATCAATGCAGAAAATAGTGATGAAATGAATCAAGATGATTCTCAAACTAGTGTTACAGTACCAGAAACACCCCCATCTGATACATCAGAAAATTCTAACGAACAGACCGTCGAAAACAATGATGCACAAGTTGATAATGAATCAGGtgcaaaaaatgaacaaaagaaagaaaactctAAAACTTTGCAACATTCTCCAACAAATATCGATGATCCTCTCGAAGGACCAAGTTGGTTATTCAACAATTTCCAAACTGTGCCTTGTATTATAAATAACGAGAAGAAGACTGATGATAATATAAATGTTTCTATTGACAATAGTACGTCTAGATCTTCAATAGTAGCAGAAACAAGCGATGATTCAGACGATGAAAAGCCTATGAAAGAATCAAAGTCACGTTTAAGCGAACAAGAAAGTAAATGGAATAGTCTCTCCGATTCTGTTGAACAAGGAAATACTGAAAATGATAGCATTAATACTTTACAAAATGTAAATGACGATTCCGTTTGTAATACGTTCACTTTGTCTACACCAAAAGTTACTAATCAGGATGAATATAAACCTGATAGTAAATCGACTCCGAATTTGGTTAATTTTGTTACACAAAGGCGAGGTTACTCTctagaggaagaggaagaggaggatgATTTTACATTGATGTATGTTCGGCATCCGCGTGATATGCAGTTCGACATGAACGATTTAAAATTTCCCGTTTTAGAAGAATCCGCATTGAAACCAGTAGTACCGGTCGAACCAGAACCAGAAATAACGACTACGCTTCGAAAAATATCTCAAATCTGTCCATTGCCGTCTATTTCAAACAGTAGTATAGATGAAACTGTGTTCAATCATTCCACGGTGAACTTGCCTTTACTAATGAATAATGATTACGATAATAAAGACTTAACTCCATTCAAGGAAAAATTAGATTCCACAAAACGGATGACAAGAGGAAAGACTGTATCTTTGAGGGGTTCAGTCGATCTCAACGATGCTGCGACATCGTTCAAAAAACTGAGTACCCAGACAAATAAGAGGAGTAAAACTCCGAGTAAAGATCCGAGTACCGCTAAAGTCGTGTTACAGAAGTTGAATGAGTCCGATGTTAAATCGAGGACACCTTCTCCAGAGGAGATGCACGATTTCGACCAGTCATT TAACCACCAAACAtctttacgtggaggaaattcGAGTGATTCAGAAAGCAGTAACGCTAGTGCCAATAGTAATCACAATTTAGGTCGACCACAACGGAAGCGAGCTCCGACAAATTTCCAGGAACCGAGTTTGAGATC AAAGTTACGAAGGAACTGA